In Rhodamnia argentea isolate NSW1041297 chromosome 4, ASM2092103v1, whole genome shotgun sequence, the following proteins share a genomic window:
- the LOC115744584 gene encoding anthocyanidin 3-O-glucosyltransferase 7-like, protein MAGTEDSPTGKHVAVFAFPFATHALALLRLVRRIAEASPATMFSFLSSEKSNLACFSGGRRDDGGTCPNLVAYDVWDGAPEGYVPSGRNPVEPVEIFLRAVPGNFESVLRAAERERGCNITCLLTDAFYWFGADMARERSVPWVPVWTAGPSALIAHMETDSIRQIFGTSGKMLDAIPGLSAMRMTDVPKEILDATTPFPTMLYRMGQVLPQATAVVSNSFEDIDPIVEGELHSKLRKFLDVGPFVLSPPPPLSDEHGCIPWLDKQETASVVYVSFGSMIRPPPHEITAIVNALDKAASPFLWSFRGDAQAELPREFLERRTRGKVVPWAPQLHVLGHRAVGAFVTHCGWNSVLESMIGGVPMVGRPFFGEQSMNARAVEDVWRIGVAVEGGAFTEEATADALERVLAGEEGKRMRERAGALKEMALKAVEPQGSSTRNFKALVEIVTG, encoded by the exons ATGGCGGGAACGGAAGACTCTCCCACCGGCAAGCACGTGGCCGTGTTTGCGTTCCCGTTTGCCACCCATGCGCTGGCGCTCCTCCGCCTCGTGCGCCGGATAGCGGAGGCGTCCCCCGCCACGATGTTCTCCTTCCTCAGCTCGGAGAAATCCAACCTCGCATGCTTCTCCGGAGGAAGGAGGGACGACGGTGGCACGTGCCCGAACCTCGTGGCATACGACGTTTGGGACGGCGCGCCAGAGGGGTACGTGCCGTCGGGGAGGAACCCCGTGGAGCCGGTGGAGATCTTCCTGCGCGCGGTGCCGGGGAACTTCGAGAGCGTCCTCCGCGCcgcagagagggagagagggtgcAATATTACGTGCCTGCTGACGGACGCGTTCTATTGGTTCGGCGCCGACATGGCTCGAGAGCGGAGCGTGCCATGGGTTCCTGTCTGGACCGCTGGCCCCTCTGCACTCATCGCGCACATGGAGACAGACTCGATCCGACAAATATTTGGAACCTCAG GTAAGATGCTCGATGCGATTCCGGGATTATCGGCGATGCGAATGACGGACGTGCCTAAAGAAATCCTCGACGCAACCACGCCCTTCCCGACGATGCTCTATAGAATGGGTCAAGTGCTTCCTCAGGCAACTGCCGTCGTTTCCAACTCCTTCGAGGACATAGACCCGATCGTCGAGGGGGAGCTCCACTCGAAGCTGCGGAAGTTCCTCGACGTCGGCCCATTTGTGCTGTCACCGCCACCGCCGCTCTCAGACGAGCACGGCTGCATCCCGTGGCTGGACAAGCAAGAGACGGCCTCGGTCGTGTACGTCTCCTTCGGGAGCATGATCAGGCCTCCCCCGCACGAGATAACCGCCATCGTGAACGCACTGGATAAGGCTGCCTCCCCGTTCCTTTGGTCCTTCAGGGGCGACGCGCAGGCGGAGCTCCCGCGGGAGTTCCTCGAGAGGAGGACGAGGGGGAAGGTGGTGCCGTGGGCCCCGCAGCTGCATGTGCTGGGGCACAGGGCGGTGGGGGCGTTCGTCACGcactgcgggtggaactcgGTGCTGGAGAGCATGATCGGGGGCGTGCCGATGGTGGGGAGGCCGTTCTTCGGGGAGCAGAGCATGAACGCGAGGGCCGTGGAGGACGTGTGGCGGATCGGGGTGGCGGTGGAGGGGGGAGCGTTCACCGAGGAGGCGACGGCGGACGCGCTCGAGCGAGTGTTGGCCGGCGAAGAAGGGAAGCGGATGAGGGAGAGAGCTGGGGCGTTGAAAGAGATGGCTTTGAAGGCCGTGGAGCCACAAGGGAGCTCCACGAGGAACTTCAAGGCCTTGGTCGAGATCGTCACCGGATAA
- the LOC115744563 gene encoding pathogenesis-related protein PR-1-like produces MKFYPPLARAWAFLLLIGVPSDASGASPERLPHQPNGPHNETLHGGSKQQCGGCDGESLQLQFLYAHNAVRATKWEPPLTWDSQLESYARWWAGQRRSDCALEHSFQEGEFSLGENIFWGGGSGWRPSDAVGAWAGEERYYRYGSNTCEGGHECGHYTQIVWRSTRRVGCARVVCDGGDVFMTCNYYPPGNYAGERPY; encoded by the coding sequence atgaaattttacccACCGCTCGCGCGAGCATGGGCATTCCTTCTCCTGATCGGCGTTCCGTCGGACGCCTCTGGGGCATCCCCAGAACGACTGCCCCACCAACCAAACGGCCCCCACAACGAGACCCTCCACGGCGGCTCGAAGCAACAGTGCGGGGGCTGCGACGGCGAGTCCCTCCAGCTCCAGTTCCTGTACGCCCACAACGCCGTGAGAGCGACCAAGTGGGAGCCGCCGTTGACGTGGGACTCGCAGCTGGAGAGCTACGCGAGGTGGTGGGCGGGGCAGCGGAGGTCGGACTGCGCACTGGAGCACTCGTTCCAGGAAGGGGAGTTCAGTCTGGGGGAGAACATATTCTGGGGAGGGGGGTCGGGGTGGAGGCCGAGCGACGCCGTGGGCGCGTGGGCGGGGGAGGAGAGGTACTACCGGTACGGGAGCAACACGTGCGAGGGCGGGCACGAGTGCGGGCACTACACGCAGATCGTGTGGAGGAGCACGCGGCGGGTCGGGTGTGCCCGGGTGGTGTGCGACGGCGGCGACGTTTTCATGACTTGTAACTACTATCCGCCGGGCAACTATGCCGGGGAACGACCCTACTAA